A part of Puniceicoccaceae bacterium genomic DNA contains:
- a CDS encoding glycosyltransferase family 2 protein — MKSPDPVKRDPLRLYSVVIPARDEEESLEPMLRELSETFRNRQIPHEIVVVDDGSMDGTWQLLQRLSAEIPELAPVQNKGLNGFGRAIIYGLDCATGDAVVIMMADASDDPVDAVAYWDLLNAGYDCAFGSRFVAGGSVVDYPRVKLFVNRMANLFLKLLFNMKLNDTTNAFKAYRMEVIEGCRPLISPHFNLTVEIPLKAMVRGYSWQIRPISWKNRKAGVPKLKIKEMGSRYLFICLYVWLEKYFSRGDYDRSVFQQQRERRKLALSGKSNPS, encoded by the coding sequence ATGAAATCACCCGACCCCGTCAAACGCGATCCGCTGAGGCTGTATTCCGTTGTCATACCCGCGCGGGATGAGGAAGAGAGCCTTGAACCGATGCTGCGCGAGTTGAGTGAAACCTTTCGTAATCGCCAAATCCCGCACGAAATCGTGGTTGTGGATGACGGCAGTATGGATGGAACCTGGCAGCTTCTGCAGCGCCTGAGCGCTGAAATACCCGAACTCGCGCCCGTGCAAAACAAGGGTCTCAATGGCTTTGGCCGGGCGATCATTTATGGACTCGATTGCGCGACTGGGGATGCGGTGGTCATCATGATGGCGGACGCCTCGGACGATCCGGTGGACGCTGTCGCCTATTGGGATCTTCTCAATGCGGGCTATGACTGTGCGTTTGGCAGCCGGTTTGTGGCAGGTGGTTCAGTGGTGGACTACCCCCGAGTGAAACTGTTTGTCAATCGCATGGCCAACCTGTTTCTCAAGCTGCTGTTCAACATGAAGCTGAACGATACCACGAATGCCTTCAAAGCCTACCGCATGGAAGTCATTGAGGGTTGCCGTCCACTCATCTCACCCCATTTTAATCTCACGGTTGAAATCCCACTCAAGGCCATGGTTCGGGGATATTCCTGGCAGATTCGTCCGATCAGCTGGAAAAACCGCAAGGCAGGCGTTCCCAAGCTGAAAATCAAGGAAATGGGGAGCCGTTACCTTTTCATCTGCCTCTACGTTTGGTTGGAAAAGTATTTCAGTCGGGGTGATTATGATCGCTCGGTGTTTCAGCAACAGCGTGAGCGCCGCAAGCTCGCGCTCAGCGGGAAATCGAACCCGTCCTGA
- a CDS encoding FmdB family transcriptional regulator: MPTYLYQTICDDGSEGEVFECTHSMQDLLEFHPETGERVRRVYSVPNLATRYTPGHTRQLLSNENLERKGFTKYQKDRVSGRYHKVVGEGPRVIDRPPPGAL, from the coding sequence ATGCCCACCTATCTCTATCAGACGATCTGTGATGACGGCAGCGAAGGAGAGGTGTTTGAATGCACACACTCCATGCAGGACCTGCTCGAATTTCACCCTGAAACCGGAGAGCGGGTGCGCCGGGTTTATTCCGTCCCCAACCTTGCGACGCGCTATACTCCCGGACATACCCGACAACTGCTTTCCAATGAGAACCTCGAGCGCAAGGGCTTTACCAAATATCAGAAGGATAGGGTCAGTGGAAGGTATCACAAGGTCGTCGGTGAGGGTCCACGCGTCATCGACCGACCCCCTCCGGGAGCACTTTGA